In the genome of Paenibacillus sp. FSL R5-0766, one region contains:
- a CDS encoding DUF2726 domain-containing protein, which yields MIQILGTIEGGKMEDMLNYLNSLNERLTEEVQKYRKNNKSNNLKTTLENILSEVIEIDISTLKKSDFRDYMSLIEFMTFSSLEIKDYSLGEMIYQKLFPQLTSSSFFQKDLEKTKKIWLSSSTLITNYFCIQHVSSGLSDEQVLSLGTVLNWFHSFSCMGYINDAVFLDMLISTHGQWKDTMTPEQETTFWITLAEWMVREFLMATPYNLSHYDKVKTFYSDYKKTKRLTHVSYLVIQYISIIIGVAEEKLDFSNLVDRCGYILSQVNKTFCKVHGAALSKVFSDVLMIWKPKQTDLTSFSKVIHGSTSPAYKNEYFSRICTEINLVQWFESNAYSLIALAYQHSFFSDEEVKDNLFKLAYSLSTANLHAEAKKLYEALLLDKPNNHSTLNNLAVIYRDKDKNFEKALQYFELAAKLDPSEEIYENNINKTIEIIKKEKERPKRQIDNYFKQTDKQQKSICFALYKLEYLDKVTAKDIETVSSFKGPYLQKHLSHLQKLELIYNHPEQGWRLEEPIRDNVASYVNPKLERQIIRNNQAIMYRPIFYHESEINLYRVLLELFPQHFVFPNMDLKTIIEVEKIRDYISADYLDYLFKAHVDFAIIDTTSYLPILTFEKDSEYQDREPQKSNAIKKNSIFQVSGLPLIRIRYNSAMDYERLKEEIKQATKEYILQISGSTDAETRRILESIDPKRFGIVTAQPLDDELKGVWGNLVGDVIAAHTNSIELDKEQCVLRVTIDESVKPVLEFGADSIKSNLYQQYPMLNAVQFYWTNIFK from the coding sequence ATGATACAAATATTAGGAACAATTGAAGGGGGAAAAATGGAGGACATGCTGAATTATCTTAATAGTCTTAATGAACGATTAACGGAAGAAGTCCAAAAATACCGTAAAAATAATAAATCTAACAATTTAAAAACGACACTTGAAAATATTTTAAGTGAAGTAATTGAAATAGATATAAGTACTTTAAAAAAGAGTGATTTTAGAGACTATATGAGCCTTATAGAATTTATGACTTTTTCAAGTTTAGAAATTAAAGATTATTCGTTAGGGGAGATGATTTACCAAAAATTGTTTCCTCAATTAACATCTTCTTCATTTTTTCAAAAAGATCTAGAAAAGACAAAAAAAATTTGGTTATCAAGTTCTACCCTAATTACAAATTATTTTTGTATTCAGCATGTTTCATCAGGACTTTCTGACGAACAAGTTCTATCTCTTGGGACAGTATTAAACTGGTTTCACAGTTTCAGCTGCATGGGATACATTAATGACGCAGTTTTTCTGGACATGTTAATTTCTACACATGGTCAATGGAAAGATACTATGACCCCAGAACAAGAAACAACTTTTTGGATTACCCTTGCTGAATGGATGGTCCGCGAGTTCCTTATGGCAACACCATATAATCTTTCTCACTATGATAAGGTAAAGACATTTTATAGTGATTACAAAAAAACGAAACGCCTTACCCATGTAAGTTATCTGGTAATTCAATATATATCAATCATTATAGGCGTAGCGGAAGAAAAATTAGATTTCTCTAATTTAGTTGACAGATGCGGCTATATTTTAAGCCAAGTTAACAAAACGTTTTGCAAAGTACATGGAGCAGCATTATCAAAGGTTTTCTCTGACGTGTTAATGATTTGGAAACCAAAACAGACAGATCTCACATCATTTTCAAAAGTTATACATGGAAGTACATCACCTGCATACAAAAACGAATACTTTAGTCGTATCTGTACTGAAATTAATTTAGTCCAATGGTTCGAAAGCAATGCATACTCATTAATTGCATTAGCTTACCAACACTCATTTTTTTCAGATGAGGAGGTAAAGGACAACCTTTTTAAACTAGCCTACAGTCTAAGTACTGCAAATTTACACGCGGAAGCAAAGAAATTGTACGAAGCACTACTATTAGATAAACCAAATAACCATTCTACTTTAAATAATCTTGCTGTTATTTATAGAGATAAAGATAAAAATTTTGAAAAGGCATTACAGTATTTTGAGCTTGCTGCAAAATTAGACCCATCGGAAGAAATTTATGAAAATAATATAAATAAAACTATTGAAATCATAAAAAAAGAAAAAGAAAGACCTAAACGACAAATCGACAATTATTTTAAGCAGACCGATAAACAACAAAAAAGTATTTGTTTTGCCTTATATAAATTAGAATACCTAGATAAAGTCACAGCAAAAGACATAGAAACGGTATCCAGCTTCAAGGGCCCTTATCTGCAAAAACACTTATCTCATCTTCAAAAATTAGAACTTATTTATAACCATCCAGAACAAGGGTGGAGGCTAGAAGAACCGATTCGCGACAATGTCGCAAGTTATGTAAACCCTAAATTGGAACGCCAAATCATTCGAAACAATCAAGCAATTATGTATCGACCGATCTTTTATCATGAATCGGAGATTAATCTATATCGGGTACTGCTAGAATTATTTCCGCAACATTTTGTTTTCCCTAATATGGACTTAAAAACGATTATTGAAGTTGAAAAAATTCGAGATTATATTAGTGCAGATTACTTAGACTATCTTTTTAAAGCTCATGTAGACTTTGCAATAATTGATACAACTTCCTACCTACCTATTCTTACTTTTGAAAAGGACAGCGAATACCAGGATAGGGAACCACAAAAATCAAATGCAATTAAAAAAAATTCAATTTTCCAAGTAAGCGGACTTCCGTTAATCCGCATCCGGTATAATAGCGCTATGGATTATGAACGACTAAAAGAGGAAATCAAACAAGCAACTAAAGAATATATACTTCAGATCAGTGGAAGCACTGACGCTGAAACACGAAGAATTTTAGAGTCCATTGATCCCAAGCGTTTTGGGATTGTAACTGCTCAACCATTAGATGATGAATTAAAGGGAGTTTGGGGAAATCTGGTGGGGGATGTAATTGCTGCTCATACTAACTCAATTGAATTGGACAAGGAACAATGTGTGTTACGGGTGACTATAGATGAAAGTGTTAAACCTGTCCTGGAATTTGGAGCCGACAGTATCAAAAGTAATCTCTATCAACAATATCCTATGTTAAATGCGGTACAGTTTTATTGGACAAACATTTTCAAATGA
- a CDS encoding restriction endonuclease — MTGAEFERLLTLYFRDNGYTVKEVGVGSKDGGVDLVITDKRGEKTAVQAKCYADYNKVQVMTVRELVGAKRNHDCILSLIVTTSDLTGPARKEADQFKVDYWHGGLVDSKLRSWGKWTPSNRKVKTTMTKKEQSLSKTVSNIKCSCGAAMVKRKNKAGAEFWGCSSYPTCRKTKAI, encoded by the coding sequence ATGACCGGAGCAGAGTTCGAACGTTTACTTACACTCTATTTTAGAGACAACGGTTATACCGTAAAAGAAGTTGGCGTTGGGAGTAAAGATGGAGGAGTAGATCTGGTTATTACGGATAAGCGCGGTGAAAAAACAGCAGTCCAAGCCAAATGTTATGCCGATTATAATAAGGTGCAAGTAATGACGGTTCGTGAGCTGGTAGGTGCGAAAAGGAATCATGACTGTATTTTGTCTCTAATCGTGACGACATCTGATCTTACGGGTCCAGCAAGAAAAGAAGCAGATCAATTCAAAGTGGATTATTGGCACGGTGGTTTAGTAGACAGCAAGCTACGCAGTTGGGGGAAATGGACGCCTTCCAATAGAAAAGTAAAAACTACTATGACCAAGAAAGAGCAATCTTTATCTAAAACCGTATCTAATATCAAGTGCAGTTGTGGGGCTGCAATGGTTAAACGTAAGAATAAAGCTGGGGCGGAATTTTGGGGATGTAGTAGCTACCCTACTTGTAGAAAAACGAAAGCTATCTGA
- a CDS encoding WXG100 family type VII secretion target: MSTIKVTPEQLLYVSRQIEQGRQQLEGIRNDLTARIGFIQSQWAGATQERFFYDYQQSRPVLDRALESMVKSSQDLFAIAERFEQADQEQVSLGAVAGQIAVHTMMNHNISNTEEQRRMVYNPLFGVNMPASEAEDGMPGQKEFVKYWEQGGTYEEMRAGPKQPVSSGGDIYDEQISAFKEGHHPVTGESIPAWQAAVSIGGLQTAKLVLAFTGTYNRGYKVPNGGLKFSKSKPEVPSGGYPSTSGNVMKSSNGGKWGAQDVHQYTQYKQTLLKKDVMSNSEVIIRGENLWDEKARKMLTSNGSRIEDWAKMTSKQQYETPYGKGEIHFYQNQKTGELSTFDLKLKVSKPRKLRENEDDLFWIIDLDGNFNITGVR; this comes from the coding sequence ATGAGTACAATTAAGGTGACACCAGAGCAACTGTTGTATGTATCCAGACAGATCGAGCAGGGTAGGCAGCAGTTGGAGGGTATACGTAATGACCTGACCGCACGGATCGGATTCATCCAGTCTCAGTGGGCGGGAGCAACGCAGGAACGATTTTTCTATGATTATCAGCAGTCACGTCCAGTATTGGACCGAGCACTGGAAAGTATGGTTAAGTCATCCCAAGATCTGTTCGCGATTGCCGAGAGATTCGAACAAGCAGATCAGGAACAGGTGAGCTTGGGAGCCGTTGCTGGACAGATTGCTGTCCATACAATGATGAACCATAATATAAGTAACACAGAAGAACAACGACGAATGGTATATAACCCTTTGTTTGGAGTTAACATGCCTGCCAGTGAAGCAGAGGATGGGATGCCAGGGCAAAAGGAGTTTGTTAAGTATTGGGAACAGGGTGGTACCTATGAGGAAATGAGGGCTGGGCCTAAGCAACCGGTGTCTAGTGGGGGGGATATATATGATGAACAGATCAGCGCATTTAAGGAAGGTCATCATCCCGTAACTGGAGAATCCATACCTGCATGGCAAGCAGCAGTTTCTATTGGAGGTTTACAGACTGCTAAGCTCGTGTTGGCTTTTACAGGAACGTATAATAGGGGCTATAAGGTTCCAAATGGTGGATTGAAGTTCTCGAAGTCTAAACCTGAAGTGCCATCTGGAGGTTATCCCTCAACTTCTGGTAACGTCATGAAGAGTTCTAACGGAGGGAAATGGGGAGCACAAGATGTGCACCAGTATACTCAATACAAACAAACTCTTCTAAAAAAAGATGTGATGTCCAATTCGGAAGTTATCATCAGAGGCGAGAATCTATGGGATGAAAAGGCTAGAAAAATGTTAACAAGCAATGGTAGTAGAATAGAGGATTGGGCGAAAATGACATCAAAGCAACAATATGAGACTCCCTATGGAAAAGGAGAAATCCACTTCTACCAAAATCAAAAAACTGGAGAGCTAAGCACTTTTGACTTGAAGTTGAAAGTATCCAAACCTAGGAAGCTTAGAGAGAACGAAGATGACTTGTTTTGGATCATTGATCTAGATGGTAACTTTAACATAACTGGAGTGAGATGA
- a CDS encoding helix-turn-helix transcriptional regulator, whose translation MNEDREVLKLVGARIRALRKERGYSQESLGEKGGFHFSYIGQIERGEKNVSLVNLAKIAESLEVNLMQLFAYVDEDIHFTESEVVIQEIVAMLRDASPDSIQLTKNVIREILK comes from the coding sequence ATGAACGAGGACAGAGAAGTTTTGAAGCTGGTCGGAGCCAGAATTCGTGCACTACGCAAAGAAAGAGGGTATTCACAGGAATCCCTCGGAGAAAAAGGTGGATTTCATTTTTCATACATAGGACAGATCGAACGCGGAGAAAAGAATGTTTCTTTGGTAAACCTCGCAAAGATCGCTGAGTCACTTGAAGTGAACTTAATGCAGCTTTTTGCTTATGTTGATGAGGACATTCATTTCACAGAATCAGAAGTAGTTATACAGGAGATTGTAGCCATGTTGAGAGACGCCTCCCCTGACAGTATTCAACTAACCAAAAATGTGATACGTGAGATATTAAAGTGA